From Pelagicoccus enzymogenes:
TTACCACTGAGGCTAGGAGTCAAGCTGCTATATCAGTTTTTCATGGAATCTTGCAGGTACGCGCATATCGGGCTTCCTTTCGCTTTTAGTCGTTCTATATAGAGCCCTTCGTCGTAGGCGGTTCGAGTCTTCCACATCCGGTATATTATCCTCTGCCACTTGTAGGCCAGCTCCCGCATGGCGCAGTTGTAGGTCATTCCCGCGGCCTTCTTCATCCTCCAGAACGCGGACGCCCAGGAGCTCCACTTTATCGACTCGCCGGCGAACTCCACGAAGGTCTGCATCAGGAACCTCGGCCGGGAGTAGCGGCGGTGCACGATGCGCTTCTTGCCGCTGCTCTGGGTAACGGGGGCGACCCCGCTGTAGCGCTGCAGGGCCTCGCGGCTGGAGTAGCGGGAGCGGTCCTCGCCCATGGCCGAGAGCAGCCGCGGCCCTAGAGCCGGACCGGCTCCGGGAAGGCTGTCGAAGATCGGCTTGTCCTCCGACTCGGCGTAGCGCCGGGCCAGCTCCTGGTCGTATCTCGCGATGGCCCTCGAGCAGGCCTCGATGTGGTCCAGGCAGCTGGAGATTCGAAGCTCCATGACGTCCATGATCGCGGGGTCGTCGGTCAGGACGACGGACTCGGCCACCACCCGCAGGCGCTCCTCGATCACGTCCCTGCGCGAGCAGTGGGAGCTGCGGTAGAAGGCCGCCATCTCCTCGGGGTCCGCCTCGCGGGCCGCCTGCAGCGAGGGCCAGCGGCGAAGGAAGCCTATCGCCATGGGGGCGTGCAAGTCCCTGCCCAGCAGCGCCAGGGCCTGCGGGAAGCTGCTTTTTAGCAGCGACTTGAGGCGGTTGCACTGCTCGACCTGCCGGTCGACCTCCCCGCGGCGGGCCTTGGAGAGCGAGTCGATCCTGCGCATGGCCGCGCTGTCCAGCCGGTGGGCCCGGAGCTTGTCGCGGTGCGAGGCCAGCAGCTGGGCGAGGACCTCGCAGTCCAGCAGGTCGCTCTTGGCCCCGGAGCCGTTGAAGGCCTTGCGGAAGCGGGCCGGCACGCTGGGGTTGAGGGCGTAGACCTCCAGCCAGCCGCGCGGGCACAGGAAGGCTACCAGGTCGGGAGCGGGCATCTCGAAGGCCACCGCGACGCGGGCCTCGGGATGCTCGGAGCGAAGCCTCGCCAGCCACGCGCCCAGTTCGTCGGGGCTGTTGGCCAGCTTGTCGAAACGCGGACTGGAGCCCGCCCGCAGGGAGGCGAGGCAAACGTCCAGGGTTGCGTCGGAACGGTCGATCCCGATCGCGAAGTCCAGGGGCTTTTCCTTCATCGTGTCATAGTCGGTTGAGGGTTGCGGAAAGCTCGTCCTTGACCGGCAGCGACAGCAATATAGAGTGGTCCGTGCAGAGGGCTTCCACCGAGGAGTCGTCAAAAAGTCAAGGCGCTACCCGCAGCCCGGAACGGTAAGGTCACAGTCCTCCAGGGGACGCCGCGTATTTGTTCCTGGACTGCGGGCGAGCGCTGAAATTGTAATGAAAAGCCAAACGGAGTCCAACCCCGCCGGAAGTTATTCACAATGCCCCGAAAGCGAGCTCTTCGGCCCGCGCCTTTCGGGCATCATGAATAACTTCTCCTAGCCTATATACGCGTATGGCTTTCACGTTCTCAAATAAATGATGATGGGCTTCTTCTCTTCCAGTCCTGAAAAGGAAATCAAGAAAATGATCGATGCACTTGAGCCAGTAGCGGAACTGAGCGATGACGCGATCGCAACATGGAAGGGTGGAATTCCTATTTACGATAAGAGCATATCCAAGGTTTTCGAAAGAAAACTGAGCGACTTCTGGATCGACCAAAATTACCTCGAAAATAAGAAAATCATAGGAGAAAAGAAGATTGAAGAATTCGAACTCGATGAGCTGAAAACAGCGATCACAGCATTTTGGAGGATGGAACGATTCTCCTACGGAGCATGGGCTTCTTCGATACAAGAAGGGTTCATTACGAAATTCAGAAATCGTCTGATAGAACTAAAAAACTAGTGAGAACAAGTCAGTCGATACAACTCGGGTAAGCGCCGCCCCTTTCATATCGAACAAGACACTGAAAACCTTCAACAGAAATGGAGCCGTTGACAGTACCTCGCGTATCACTTCGGCGTTGGGGAACTAAAGAATTAGAAGAGAGCGATTAAGCATCACAGTGAAGCACGATGTCTGAATCTACGGTTCAGTACAATGGATAGCTACTTCCAGACATCGATCTTCGGTGACGAATTTTTCGAGAGACACAATCCCAGCATTCCAGACACGATGCGCAGGCTAAAGCCAGAGCATCGGGTGGCGGTAGCGTGAAGAAGGCCAAGACGTGGAGGCCACTACCCTAACCGACCAAAGAAAAGAAAAAACCAGACAGAATAAGCCGAATCCCAAAATGATGATTCACGAAGCGTTCGAACAAATCGACATTCGACAAGGAGACCCCAAGCTAACATTGAAAAGCCACCCCAACCAGGCAGCCCATACAACTCCGGTCATCGCTCCGCGATGACCTTACCACTGAGGCTAGGAGTCAAGCTGCTATATCAGTTTTTCATGGAATCTTGCAGGTACGCGCATATCGGGCTTCCTTTCGCTTTTAGTCGTTCTATATAGAGCCCTTCGTCGTAGGCGGTTCGAGTCTTCCACATCCGGTATATTATCCTCTGCCACTTGTAGGCCAGCTCCCGCATGGCGCAGTTGTAGGTCATTCCCGCGGCCTTCTTCATCCTCCAGAACGCGGACGCCCAGGAGCTCCACTTTATCGACTCGCCGGCGAACTCCACGAAGGTCTGCATCAGGAACCTCGGCCGGGAGTAGCGGCGGTGCACGATGCGCTTCTTGCCGCTGCTCTGGGTAACGGGGGCGACCCCGCTGTAGCGCTGCAGGGCCTCGCGGCTGGAGTAGCGGGAGCGGTCCTCGCCCATGGCCGAGAGCAGCCGCGGCCCTAGAGCCGGACCGGCTCCGGGAAGGCTGTCGAAGATCGGCTTGTCCTCCGACTCGGCGTAGCGCCGGGCCAGCTCCTGGTCGTATCTCGCGATGGCCCTCGAGCAGGCCTCGATGTGGTCCAGGCAGCTGGAGATTCGAAGCTCCATGACGTCCATGATCGCGGGGT
This genomic window contains:
- a CDS encoding IS110 family transposase, producing the protein MKEKPLDFAIGIDRSDATLDVCLASLRAGSSPRFDKLANSPDELGAWLARLRSEHPEARVAVAFEMPAPDLVAFLCPRGWLEVYALNPSVPARFRKAFNGSGAKSDLLDCEVLAQLLASHRDKLRAHRLDSAAMRRIDSLSKARRGEVDRQVEQCNRLKSLLKSSFPQALALLGRDLHAPMAIGFLRRWPSLQAAREADPEEMAAFYRSSHCSRRDVIEERLRVVAESVVLTDDPAIMDVMELRISSCLDHIEACSRAIARYDQELARRYAESEDKPIFDSLPGAGPALGPRLLSAMGEDRSRYSSREALQRYSGVAPVTQSSGKKRIVHRRYSRPRFLMQTFVEFAGESIKWSSWASAFWRMKKAAGMTYNCAMRELAYKWQRIIYRMWKTRTAYDEGLYIERLKAKGSPICAYLQDSMKN
- a CDS encoding DUF6508 domain-containing protein, with amino-acid sequence MMMGFFSSSPEKEIKKMIDALEPVAELSDDAIATWKGGIPIYDKSISKVFERKLSDFWIDQNYLENKKIIGEKKIEEFELDELKTAITAFWRMERFSYGAWASSIQEGFITKFRNRLIELKN